The Pseudomonas parafulva genome window below encodes:
- a CDS encoding electron transfer flavoprotein-ubiquinone oxidoreductase — protein sequence MEREYMEFDVVIVGAGPAGLSAACRLKQKAAEAGNEISVCVVEKGSEVGAHILSGAVFEPRALNELFPDWKALGAPLNTEVKRDDIYVLKDAGSSVKVPDLFVPKTMHNQGNYIISLGNLCRWLAQQAENLGVEIYPGFAAQEALFDDAGVVRGIVTGDLGVDREGNPKEGLYTPGMELRAKYTLFAEGCRGHIGKQLIKRFNLDSEADVQHYGIGIKEIWEIDPSKHEQGLVVHTAGWPLDVVSAENTGGSFLYHLENNQVVVGLIVDLSYANPYLSPFDEFQRLKHHPVISQYLEGGKRISYGARAICKGGLNSLPKMVFNGGALIGCDLGTLNFAKIKGSHTAMKSGMLAADAVAEALLAGREGGDTLDRYVETFKASWLYEELYASRNFGPAMHKFGPLFGAAFNYIDQNWFAGKLPFTLRDTKPDYACMKLAADSTRIDYPKPDGKLSFDKLSSVFLSSTNHEEEQPCHLKLTDPNVPIATNLPLYDEPAQRYCPAGVYEVVTQEDGSKRFQINAQNCVHCKTCDIKDPSQNITWVTPEGAGGPNYPNM from the coding sequence GTGGAACGCGAATACATGGAATTCGACGTGGTCATCGTCGGCGCAGGTCCCGCGGGCCTGTCCGCCGCCTGCCGCCTCAAGCAGAAGGCCGCCGAAGCCGGTAACGAGATCAGCGTCTGCGTGGTCGAGAAAGGCTCGGAAGTGGGCGCCCACATCCTCTCTGGCGCGGTGTTCGAGCCCCGTGCGCTGAATGAGTTGTTCCCCGACTGGAAAGCCCTCGGCGCGCCGCTGAACACCGAAGTCAAACGCGACGACATCTATGTGCTCAAAGACGCGGGCAGCTCGGTCAAGGTGCCCGACCTGTTCGTGCCCAAGACCATGCACAACCAGGGCAACTACATCATCTCGCTGGGCAACCTGTGCCGCTGGCTGGCGCAACAGGCCGAAAACCTCGGCGTGGAAATCTATCCAGGCTTCGCCGCCCAGGAAGCGCTGTTCGACGACGCCGGTGTGGTGCGCGGCATCGTCACGGGCGATCTGGGCGTGGACCGTGAGGGCAACCCCAAGGAAGGCCTGTACACGCCGGGCATGGAACTGCGCGCCAAGTACACCCTGTTCGCCGAGGGCTGCCGCGGACACATCGGCAAGCAACTGATCAAGCGTTTCAACCTGGACAGCGAAGCCGATGTGCAGCACTACGGCATCGGCATCAAGGAAATCTGGGAGATCGACCCGAGCAAGCACGAGCAGGGTCTGGTGGTGCACACCGCCGGCTGGCCGCTGGACGTGGTCAGCGCGGAAAACACCGGCGGCTCTTTCCTCTATCACCTGGAGAACAACCAGGTGGTGGTCGGCCTGATCGTCGACCTCTCCTACGCCAACCCCTACCTGTCGCCGTTCGACGAATTCCAGCGCCTGAAACACCATCCGGTGATCAGCCAATACCTCGAAGGCGGCAAGCGCATCAGCTACGGCGCGCGCGCCATCTGCAAAGGCGGCCTGAACTCGCTGCCCAAGATGGTGTTCAACGGCGGCGCACTGATCGGCTGCGACCTGGGCACGCTGAACTTCGCCAAGATCAAAGGCAGCCACACCGCGATGAAGTCCGGCATGCTCGCCGCCGACGCGGTGGCCGAAGCCCTGCTGGCCGGTCGCGAAGGCGGCGACACCCTCGATCGCTATGTCGAGACGTTCAAGGCCAGCTGGCTGTATGAGGAACTGTACGCCAGCCGTAACTTCGGCCCGGCCATGCACAAGTTCGGCCCGCTGTTCGGCGCCGCGTTCAACTACATCGATCAGAACTGGTTCGCGGGCAAGCTGCCTTTCACCTTGCGCGATACCAAGCCGGACTACGCTTGCATGAAACTTGCGGCCGACTCCACCCGCATCGACTATCCGAAACCTGACGGCAAACTCAGCTTCGACAAACTCAGCTCGGTCTTCCTCTCCAGCACCAACCATGAAGAGGAACAGCCCTGCCACCTGAAACTGACCGATCCAAATGTGCCGATCGCCACCAACCTGCCACTGTACGACGAGCCCGCCCAGCGCTATTGCCCGGCAGGCGTGTACGAGGTGGTCACCCAGGAAGACGGCAGCAAGCGCTTCCAGATCAACGCGCAGAACTGCGTGCACTGCAAGACTTGCGACATCAAGGATCCGTCACAGAACATCACCTGGGTCACCCCCGAAGGTGCTGGCGGGCCGAACTACCCCAACATGTAA
- a CDS encoding ABC transporter ATP-binding protein/permease, translated as MDMNWHQALQQSLSWLAIAFSITVVAFIGAAVLAVRFTRWGQQFWQLAGAYFNFRRSWRPLSMFALLLLLTLFAVRMNVLFSFWYNGFYDALQSLDQSAFWYLLGVFAVLASIHVARALFSYYVTQSFNIHWRVWLTERLTADWMQGDAYYRGQFLEQSVDNPDQRIELDISAFVSGSVSLALGAVGALVSLVAFTSILWGLSAPLAVAGVEVPRAMVFAVYLYVLIATWIAFRLGQPLIRLNFLNEKLTANFRYALMRLRENAENVAFYQGAQVERGTLLGRFFALIGNVWALVWRTLKFNGFNLGVGQVAVVFPFILQAPRFFSGAIKLGDVMQTAQAFGQVQDSLSFFRESYDTFASYRATLDRLTGFVDANCQAVALPQLTTRELSRALAIEGLQVCRPDGQRLIADLDLHLQAGQALLIKGPSGSGKTTLLRALAGLWPYAEGQVGRPLGHLALFLSQRPYLPLGDLRAAIAYPAPSSPEQDAKMQQVLRHVSLAHLAERLEESREWSRILSIGEQQRLAFARVLFNQPHVVFLDESTSAMDEGLEHALYSMLRREMPETLLVSVGHRSTLASFHSHRLELDGRGGWAMVEQEAVVLS; from the coding sequence ATGGACATGAACTGGCACCAGGCCCTGCAACAGAGCCTGAGCTGGCTGGCAATCGCCTTTTCGATCACTGTCGTCGCGTTCATCGGCGCCGCCGTGCTGGCGGTGCGTTTTACCCGCTGGGGCCAGCAGTTCTGGCAATTGGCGGGTGCTTATTTCAATTTCAGGCGCAGTTGGCGGCCATTGTCGATGTTCGCGCTGTTGCTGTTGCTGACGCTGTTTGCGGTGCGCATGAACGTGCTGTTCTCGTTCTGGTACAACGGCTTCTACGACGCTTTGCAGAGCCTGGATCAGAGCGCCTTCTGGTATTTGCTGGGCGTATTCGCCGTGCTGGCGAGCATTCATGTGGCACGCGCGCTGTTCAGCTACTACGTCACGCAATCGTTCAACATCCACTGGCGCGTCTGGCTGACCGAACGCCTGACGGCCGACTGGATGCAGGGGGATGCCTACTATCGTGGGCAGTTCCTCGAGCAATCCGTGGATAACCCGGACCAGCGTATCGAGCTGGACATCAGTGCCTTCGTATCTGGCTCGGTGTCGCTGGCGCTGGGGGCGGTCGGCGCGCTGGTATCACTGGTGGCGTTCACCAGTATTCTCTGGGGGCTGTCGGCACCGCTTGCGGTCGCGGGTGTCGAGGTGCCGCGGGCGATGGTGTTCGCGGTCTACCTCTATGTGCTGATTGCCACCTGGATCGCCTTCCGTCTTGGCCAGCCATTGATCCGGCTGAACTTTCTCAACGAGAAACTCACGGCGAACTTTCGTTATGCACTGATGCGCCTGCGTGAAAACGCCGAGAACGTGGCCTTTTATCAAGGTGCCCAGGTCGAGCGCGGAACCCTGCTGGGTCGCTTCTTCGCACTCATCGGCAATGTCTGGGCCTTGGTCTGGCGGACGCTGAAGTTCAATGGTTTCAACCTCGGCGTCGGGCAAGTGGCGGTGGTGTTTCCGTTCATCCTCCAGGCCCCACGTTTCTTCAGTGGGGCCATCAAGCTCGGTGATGTGATGCAGACCGCGCAGGCGTTCGGACAGGTACAGGATTCGCTGTCGTTCTTCCGTGAGTCCTACGATACCTTCGCCAGCTACCGTGCCACCCTGGACCGACTCACCGGCTTCGTCGATGCCAACTGCCAGGCCGTGGCGTTGCCGCAACTCACGACTCGCGAGTTATCGCGTGCGTTGGCCATCGAAGGGTTGCAGGTGTGTCGCCCTGACGGTCAGCGCTTGATTGCCGACCTTGACCTGCACCTGCAGGCTGGACAGGCGCTGCTGATCAAGGGCCCATCGGGCAGCGGCAAGACCACGCTGCTGCGAGCGCTGGCTGGCCTCTGGCCCTATGCCGAAGGTCAGGTCGGACGGCCGCTTGGGCACTTGGCGCTATTCTTATCGCAGCGACCGTATCTGCCGCTCGGCGATCTGCGCGCTGCCATCGCCTATCCAGCGCCCTCGAGCCCGGAGCAGGACGCGAAAATGCAGCAGGTGCTGCGTCATGTGAGCCTGGCGCATCTGGCCGAGCGGCTGGAGGAAAGCCGAGAGTGGTCGCGCATTCTGTCGATCGGTGAGCAGCAACGTCTGGCCTTCGCGCGGGTGTTGTTCAATCAGCCGCACGTGGTGTTTCTCGATGAGTCCACCTCGGCGATGGACGAGGGGCTCGAACATGCCCTGTACTCGATGCTGCGTCGCGAAATGCCGGAAACACTGCTGGTCAGCGTCGGTCACCGCAGTACCTTGGCGAGCTTTCACAGCCACCGTCTGGAGCTGGATGGGCGGGGTGGTTGGGCGATGGTCGAGCAGGAAGCGGTCGTACTGTCCTGA